The genomic stretch ATATAGGTCCGTACTGTGTGATCGAAGGGAAAGTCACAATAAAGAGGGGGACAAGACTCATAAGCCACGTCGTAATCCAGGGAAAGACTACAATAGGAGAGGAATGTACCATAAGCCCTTTTGCCTCAATAGGCGGACCCCCCCAGGATGTGACATACAAAGGAGAGGAGACTGAAACTATAATAGGGAACAGAAACGTAATAAAAGAGTACGTCACAATAAACAGAGGGACCCCAAGAGGCGGTGGTGTCACAAAAATAGGGGACAACAACTTCATAATGGCCTACTCCCACATCGCCCATGACTGCATAATAGGAAACGACGTAATTATGGCAAACTGTGCGACCCTTGCGGGACACGTGGAAGTCCAAGACAAAGTAGTATTCGGTGGTTTGTGCGCCGTTCATCAGTTCTGCAGGATTGGGTGTTTCAGTTTCATAAGTGGTCTCACTGGCGTTCCAAAAGACGTACCCCCTTTCATGATAGCCGCAGGAAACAGAGCCAAGCTCTATGGAATAAACATCGTGGGTCTTCAGAGGAACAATTTCCCGAAAGAGGAGATAGCTAAGCTAAAAAAGGCCTATAGGATTCTTTTTAGATCATCGCTACCCTTATCAACTTCCCTAAAGATCGTGCAAGAGGAGCTAGAAGGCGAAAACATAAAAATCCTTGTAGAATTCATCCAGAACTCAAAAAGAGGGATATGCAGGTAAGATTAGGAATAGTCGGTTTAGGGCATATGGGAATGGTCCATCTGAAGAAGGCTTTAGCAAGAAAGGACGTAGAAATTGTGGCCGTTATAGAAAAAGATAGTAGAAAGCTCCATCTTGTAAGAGACGAGTTTAATATGAAGACTTACGACGATTACACGAAAGTCGATTTGGAACTAGATTGTGTAGTTATTGCGACTCCCGCAACGACCCACTACGAGATAACGAAGTTTTACTTACAACGTGGAATCCACGTATTCGTTGAGAAACCCCTAGCCGTAAAATATGAGGAGGCCTTCGAACTTGTAAAAATTGCAGAAAAGAAAAAGCTTAAGTTACAGGTGGGCCATATAGAGAGGTTCAATCCAGCATTAAAAGAAGGGCTCAAATATATAGATCATCCACTTTACATAGAGGCCATAAGGTTAAGCCCTTTTTCCGGAAGGTGCCTAGATGTGGATGTCGTTTTCGATCTTATGATCCACGATTTAGACATAATCTCGACTTTAAAAAAGGAAAGCCCAGAAAAGATAGATGCTTTTGGGTTTTCTTTTGTAAGTGACAGAATCGATGAGGCATCAGCAATCATTAGGTTTTCTGACGGCACAGAATCGTACCTTTCTGCAAGTAGGGTCTCCCATAGAAAGGAAAGGACCTTAAAAATTTTTGACGGAAAAAAGATCGTAATTATGGATCTTTTGGATATGAGTATTTCTTTGGCAACGAAAAACGGTTATGCGGTAAACTTCAAAACCTATAGCTGTGAAAAGAAAGATCTCGTGGAGGAGGAAATCGAAAACTTCATCCTATCAGTGAAGGGAGAAGAAAATCCCTTTGTGGAAGGAAAAGACACACTCCCTTCCCTTTTTTTTGCCGAAAAGATACTAGAATCGATCTGTGGCATCAGAAAAGGGATTTAATGGAAGGATAACGATTCTTTGCGGTGAACTTTCGGGAGAGATCCATGCAGCAAATCTACTTAAAAACCTTTCAAAGCTCGTAAGTGTCGAATTTTACGCTTTGGGAAGCTCTCTTTTAAGAAGGGAAAACGTAAAGATCGTATACGATTATAAAGGGATCTCAATTACAGGTCTCGGAGGAGTACTAAGAAAGATCTTTCCCATACTACGCGCCTATTGGGCAGTAAAGAAACACATAAAGCAAAAAAGACCTTCCGTTCTTATCCTCGTTGACTTTCCTGGGCTTAATCTTTTTTTNNNNNNNNNNNNNNNNNNNNNNNNNNNNNNNNNNNNNNNNNNNNNNNNNNNNNNNNNNNNNNNNNNNNNNNNNNNNNNNNNNNNNNNNNNNNNNNNNCTACTTTATCCCGCCCCAGATTTGGGCTTGGGGAAGAAGGAGGATAAAGATAATAAAAGAGTGTGTAGATCTCGTCATCTCTTTTTTCCCCTTTGAAAGATCGATTTATGAGGCTTATGGAGTAAGGTGTGAATTTGTAGGACACCCCTACGCTAATTCACTGGCGCCGAGTTATGAGAAGGAGAAGTTCTTTGAGGAATTTTCGATCCCCAAAGGAAATCCAATCATAGCTCTCTTTCCTGGAAGTAGAGAGGAAGAGGTAAAAAGGCACATGCCTTATTTTAGGGATCTCATAAAAAGGCTCGAGGAGCTACTTTCTCACCCCTTTTTCATATTCGCCAAGGCTCAAAGCGTAGATGAAAGAGAGATAAAAAAGTACATAAGATCTTTTCCTAATGTGCGCATAATCGAAAACCTCTCTAAAGATATCCTTTTTTTCTCGGACTTTGCCATTTTGGCATCTGGAAGTGCAACGCTAGAGGCGGCTTTAGCTGGTGTACCATCTGTCGTTATCTATAGACTCTCTTTTATCTCGTACCATGTTGCTAAGTTCTTAGTAAAAGTTCCTTACGTAAGCCTTCCAAACATACTTTTGGGTGAGGAGATCTTTCCCGAATTCATCCAAAACTTGGATACCCAAAAGATTGCTGTAACTATAAGGGATATGTTAAAAAGAGAGATGAAAAAAAAGATGGAAGAGCAAAAAGCAAAGATAAGATCCCTCCTTACATTACCAGATGGAGATCCATATAGAATCGCCTCACTGAAAATAGTCGATCTAATCAGGGAAAAGTATGGCTCTGTACCTGAGGCTAATTAAATACGTAAAACCATACTGGGGTAGGCTTGCCCTAGCAATGGTATTTATGTCTTTGGTTTCTGCCTCAAATGGCCTTACAGCTTTTATAGTAAAGCCCGTTCTCGACAAGATCTTCTTTGAAAAGAACGCAAGCATGCTAATCATCATACCTTTAGGGATCATCTTCCTCTATCTTGCCAAAGGAGTTTGCGATTACTTCCAGAGCTACCTTATGGGCTATGTGGGACAGAAGGTCGTAACCGACATAAGAAATATCGTTTTTAAGGCACTTCAGAGACAACCACTGTCCTATTTCGACAGAACCCCAACGGGAACTAACATTTCAAGGGTCGTAAACGATGTGAACCTCATCCAGAGTACCGTCTCTGACACACTTACAGCCGTCCTCAAAGATGCTTTAACGGTCTTGGCCTTAGTCTTTGTCGTCTTTTACAGGGACTGGAAACTCGCTTTAATCTCCTTTCTTATCCTTCCTTTCGCTGTATACTCCATTGTGAGTTTTGGCAGACGGCTAAGAAAGATTAGTGTAAAGGTCCAAAAGTCTGTCGCAAAAATGACAAGTTTCCTACACGAAAACATAACTGGACAGAGGATAATTAAGGCCTACTGCATGGAGCCGTACGAGGAAAAGAGATTCGAAGAAGAAAACGAAAACCTCTTCCGTACAATGATGAAAAGGTACAGAATACGGGCCCTTTCCTCTCCCATTATGGAGACATTAGGCGGGATCGCCTGTGCACTCATCATCTGGTATGGGGGAAGCCAAGTAATATCGGGAAAGTCGACCCCTGGTAACTTTTTTTCCTTTATAGCGGCCCTTCTTATGCTTTACGAGCCGATAAAGAGACTAAATAAAGAGAACCACAACATCCAACAGGGCCTTGCCGCAGCCCAAAGGGTATTCGAGATAATAGACAGGGAGCCCGAGATAAAGGAAAAGAAAGACGCAATTGAAATCGAAAGAATAGAAGGGGAAATAGAATTCGTGAATGTTTCTTTCAAGTACGAGGATAGGTACATACTCAAAAACGTGAACCTCAAGATAAAAAAGCACGAAATTGTAGCCATAGTTGGTGAAAGTGGGGTCGGAAAGACAACCCTTGTGAACCTGATTCCAAGGTTTTACGATGTGACAGAAGGATCGATAAGAATAGACGGTATAGATGTGAGGGATATAAAACTCAAATCTTTAAGGGAAAAGATCGCTATCGTTACTCAAGATGTTATCCTCTTTAACGATTCAGTGATAAATAACGTGGTCTTCGGTCAAGAAATCGATATGGAAAAAGTTAAGATGGCGATATCTATGGCCTATGCGGATGATATAGTTGCAAAGCTTCCTTCAGGGCTTTACACGATAATAGGAGAGAAAGGCTCAAGGCTCTCAGGCGGAGAAAAACAAAGGATCGCCATTGCGAGGGCCATATATAAAGATGCACCAATTTTAATCCTAGATGAGGCGACAAGCTCTCTCGATGCCGCATCAGAGCGAAAAGTGCAAAAGGCTTTAGAGAATCTAATTAGAGGAAGGACAACGATTATAATCGCCCATAGGCTTTCAACTATTATCGGTGCAGAAAGGATAATCGTTCTGGAGAAAGGGAAGATAGTTCAAGAAGGAGACCACAATAAGCTCATCGAAGAAGAAGGACCATATAGGAGGCTTTTCGAAGCCCAGTACAGAAAAGAGAGAAAAAAGCTCGTACCACTTGGAAGGATTGCGAAGAATGTTTAAAAAGATAAAGACATTTCTCCTACTTTATGTCTTTCCACCTCTCACCTACGTTTTCCTTAGAATCCTTAGAAAAACAATAAGCGTAATTCACGTTGACAGAGACTACGTTCTGGATCTTTGGCAAAAGACAAATCTTATCGTCTGTTTCTGGCACGGAAGGTTACTTATGATGCCCTTTGCTTACGAGAAAAAAAGAGGGAAGGTGCTTATAAGTAGGCATAGAGACGGAGAGTTCATAGCAAGAGTCGTAAAGTACTTCAATTTAGGTACGATTCGCGGCTCCTTCAAGAAAGGTGGAATTTCAACATCCTTCGAACTTATAAGGAGCTTAAAAGACGGCTATGATATAGCGGTAACCCCTGATGGACCAAGGGGTCCTAGATACGTCGTAAAAAAAGGGATACTTGAGATTGCAAAGCTCACAAGTAAGCCTGTAGTTCCAGTATCTTACGGCGCAAGTAAAAAAAAACTTTTAAATCATGGGATGAGTTTGTCCTGCCACTACCTTTTTCCAAGGTAGTCTTCGTCTGGGGAAGACCTATCTTTATAGAAAGGGAAGCAAAGGATGATGAGATAGAGAAAAAAAGGGAGTATCTCGAGCGTACTCTAAAAGAGCTTACAGAGAGGGCAGAGATCCTCGCATGTGGAGACTGATATACAGGTTTTTTTCCTATCCTTTTTTCCTCTTTTCGCTTTTTTTTCTTGTCTTAAAAAAAAAGACACGAATAACGTTAAAAAAGAGGCTTAGGCTTAAAGTTCGCACAAATGGTAAAAGGATCTGGATCCATTCTGCTTCGCTGGGGGAGGCACTTATCGCAAAGACGCTTATAGATTTTCTTTCAAAAAAAGCTTATCATCGCTTTCTCGTAACTACCCACACATCTTACTCTAAAGAACTCTTAGAGAGAGAGATCAAAAAGAAAGCAGAGATCCTCTATGCTCCATTCGATTTATGTTTGTTTGTGAGGTCCTTCATAAAAAACCAAAACGTAAAATCTCTCATTTTAGTTGAAACAGAACTCTGGCCCAATATGATCTGGGAAGCAAAAAGAGCGGGTATTCCAGTCCTTATCGTAAACGGAAGGATATCGGAGAGAACCTATCCGCTATATAGAAGGCTAAAGTTTTTCATGAGAAGTTTCATGTCAAAAATCGATCTTGTCCTTGCCCAGTCAGAAAAGGATGCAGAAAGGTTTTTAGAGCTCGGGGTGGACCCAAAAAGAGTATCGGTCATGGGAAACTTAAAGTATCTTAGGGATTTCCAAAACGAAGTATCCTCAGTAAAGAAGCTAAAAGCGGTGACATTTGGAAGCATAAGGGATAAGGAAAAAGATGGCATTTTACGTGTAATAAAGGATCTAAAAAGGAAGTACCCGGATCTCATTGTCTATATAGCTCCAAGAACTTTCGATATTTTGGGCAGTCTTGAAAGGGAGTTAATTTCGGATCTTAAAGTCGAAAGGTATTCGAAAATTAAAACAAATACCCTATCAGAGGGAGATTTCGATGTTATTCTTGTGGATACGGTTGGAGATCTACCAAAAATATACGCAAAAAGCCTAGTTGCCTTTGTGGGGGGTAGCCTTTTCCCTTACGGAGGCCATAACATCTTAGAACCCCTTTTTTTCGGTACACCTGTCCTTTTTGGACCATATGTTGAAAATTTTAAAGAGATATCGGAGGAGATACAAAAATCGCATGCGGGATTCATGGTAAAAGACTTCAATGAATTAGAAGATATGTTGGAGAGCTTAATCCTCAACGAGAA from Thermodesulfobacteriota bacterium encodes the following:
- the lpxA gene encoding acyl-ACP--UDP-N-acetylglucosamine O-acyltransferase produces the protein MIHRTSIVDVRAEIDDDVYIGPYCVIEGKVTIKRGTRLISHVVIQGKTTIGEECTISPFASIGGPPQDVTYKGEETETIIGNRNVIKEYVTINRGTPRGGGVTKIGDNNFIMAYSHIAHDCIIGNDVIMANCATLAGHVEVQDKVVFGGLCAVHQFCRIGCFSFISGLTGVPKDVPPFMIAAGNRAKLYGINIVGLQRNNFPKEEIAKLKKAYRILFRSSLPLSTSLKIVQEELEGENIKILVEFIQNSKRGICR
- a CDS encoding Gfo/Idh/MocA family oxidoreductase, giving the protein MQVRLGIVGLGHMGMVHLKKALARKDVEIVAVIEKDSRKLHLVRDEFNMKTYDDYTKVDLELDCVVIATPATTHYEITKFYLQRGIHVFVEKPLAVKYEEAFELVKIAEKKKLKLQVGHIERFNPALKEGLKYIDHPLYIEAIRLSPFSGRCLDVDVVFDLMIHDLDIISTLKKESPEKIDAFGFSFVSDRIDEASAIIRFSDGTESYLSASRVSHRKERTLKIFDGKKIVIMDLLDMSISLATKNGYAVNFKTYSCEKKDLVEEEIENFILSVKGEENPFVEGKDTLPSLFFAEKILESICGIRKGI
- a CDS encoding lipid-A-disaccharide synthase yields the protein MASEKGFNGRITILCGELSGEIHAANLLKNLSKLVSVEFYALGSSLLRRENVKIVYDYKGISITGLGGVLRKIFPILRAYWAVKKHIKQKRPSVLILVDFPGLNLF
- the msbA gene encoding lipid A export permease/ATP-binding protein MsbA; the encoded protein is MALYLRLIKYVKPYWGRLALAMVFMSLVSASNGLTAFIVKPVLDKIFFEKNASMLIIIPLGIIFLYLAKGVCDYFQSYLMGYVGQKVVTDIRNIVFKALQRQPLSYFDRTPTGTNISRVVNDVNLIQSTVSDTLTAVLKDALTVLALVFVVFYRDWKLALISFLILPFAVYSIVSFGRRLRKISVKVQKSVAKMTSFLHENITGQRIIKAYCMEPYEEKRFEEENENLFRTMMKRYRIRALSSPIMETLGGIACALIIWYGGSQVISGKSTPGNFFSFIAALLMLYEPIKRLNKENHNIQQGLAAAQRVFEIIDREPEIKEKKDAIEIERIEGEIEFVNVSFKYEDRYILKNVNLKIKKHEIVAIVGESGVGKTTLVNLIPRFYDVTEGSIRIDGIDVRDIKLKSLREKIAIVTQDVILFNDSVINNVVFGQEIDMEKVKMAISMAYADDIVAKLPSGLYTIIGEKGSRLSGGEKQRIAIARAIYKDAPILILDEATSSLDAASERKVQKALENLIRGRTTIIIAHRLSTIIGAERIIVLEKGKIVQEGDHNKLIEEEGPYRRLFEAQYRKERKKLVPLGRIAKNV
- a CDS encoding lysophospholipid acyltransferase family protein, with product MFKKIKTFLLLYVFPPLTYVFLRILRKTISVIHVDRDYVLDLWQKTNLIVCFWHGRLLMMPFAYEKKRGKVLISRHRDGEFIARVVKYFNLGTIRGSFKKGGISTSFELIRSLKDGYDIAVTPDGPRGPRYVVKKGILEIAKLTSKPVVPVSYGASKKKLLNHGMSLSCHYLFPR